A genome region from Nocardiopsis exhalans includes the following:
- a CDS encoding DUF4233 domain-containing protein, with the protein MRTLCAVVLVFEAIVIGLMIPIAINLEGMDPALAGGVWGGIAIAALVLSGLQKYTWAHYAGWALQAAFLFSSFLVAGTPLVPIVFVSLWVTGVILGRKVDVQKAAHAAYAEATEGSESSAPGETAGATGGARSA; encoded by the coding sequence GTGCGCACACTCTGCGCCGTAGTCCTCGTGTTCGAGGCCATTGTCATCGGCCTGATGATCCCCATCGCCATCAACCTGGAGGGGATGGACCCGGCCCTGGCTGGCGGTGTCTGGGGAGGTATCGCCATAGCCGCGCTGGTGCTGTCCGGCCTGCAGAAGTACACCTGGGCGCACTACGCCGGCTGGGCGCTCCAGGCGGCCTTCCTGTTCAGCTCCTTCCTGGTCGCCGGGACGCCGCTGGTCCCGATCGTGTTCGTGTCCCTGTGGGTCACCGGTGTGATCCTGGGCCGCAAGGTCGATGTGCAGAAGGCGGCGCACGCCGCCTACGCCGAGGCCACGGAGGGTTCTGAGAGCTCCGCTCCCGGCGAGACCGCCGGTGCCACCGGCGGAGCACGGTCGGCGTAG
- the mreC gene encoding rod shape-determining protein MreC, whose product MLRDSPRSRLFLAVLVAAAVVLIVLDARPGSNPVTSLARGGGELVFAPTAAGVGLLTGPAATFYEGVSQGPEAAARIAELEAANAELEAGLQAARLDEGRADQLDQLLHLSGLGGYEIVPAQAVTRTTARGYAHTVTIDAGADSGIAPDMTVVNGSGLVGRVIEAGPRTATVKLATDVNSAVGARLERTSKIGAITGGSVPGGPEADLTLELFDMEAPIEEGDRVVTLGSHDGAPFVPGVPIGTVDEVQVAPGALSRIARITPAVDFSSLDMVGVVVGGPAEDPRDSVLPPKPKPEGDQ is encoded by the coding sequence ATGCTCCGCGACTCGCCTCGGTCCCGGCTGTTCCTCGCCGTGCTGGTCGCGGCGGCCGTGGTCCTGATCGTCCTGGACGCGCGCCCCGGGAGCAACCCGGTCACCTCGCTGGCCCGCGGCGGCGGCGAGCTCGTCTTCGCGCCCACCGCGGCCGGGGTCGGCCTGCTCACCGGGCCCGCGGCCACGTTCTACGAAGGCGTCAGCCAGGGCCCCGAGGCGGCCGCGCGCATCGCCGAACTGGAGGCCGCCAACGCCGAACTGGAGGCCGGTCTCCAGGCGGCCCGCCTCGACGAGGGGCGCGCGGACCAGCTCGACCAGCTCCTGCACCTGTCCGGCCTGGGCGGTTACGAGATCGTCCCGGCGCAGGCCGTCACCCGCACCACCGCGCGGGGTTACGCGCACACGGTCACCATCGACGCGGGCGCCGACTCCGGGATCGCCCCCGACATGACCGTGGTCAACGGCTCCGGCCTGGTCGGCCGGGTCATCGAGGCCGGACCCCGCACCGCCACCGTCAAGCTCGCCACCGACGTCAACTCCGCGGTCGGCGCGCGGCTGGAGCGGACCAGCAAGATCGGCGCGATCACCGGCGGCAGCGTCCCGGGCGGCCCCGAGGCCGACCTGACCCTGGAGCTGTTCGACATGGAGGCCCCCATCGAGGAGGGGGACCGCGTGGTCACGCTGGGATCGCACGACGGCGCGCCCTTCGTGCCGGGGGTGCCCATCGGCACCGTCGACGAGGTCCAGGTCGCGCCCGGCGCGCTGAGCCGGATCGCCCGCATCACCCCGGCCGTGGACTTCTCGTCCCTGGACATGGTGGGTGTGGTCGTCGGCGGCCCGGCCGAGGACCCGCGCGACTCCGTGCTCCCGCCCAAACCCAAGCCAGAGGGGGACCAATGA
- a CDS encoding bifunctional folylpolyglutamate synthase/dihydrofolate synthase: protein MSEASAAERYAEVTTEILSRAPESDIDPRLDRVRTVLDLLGDPQRNFRVIHVTGTNGKTSTARMIDALMRGRGLRVGRYTSPHLRTVRERIVVDGEPITQERFVEAYDDIRPFLEMADSMNDVRLSFFEILTVMAYAVFADTPVDVAVVEVGMGGTWDATNVVDGDVAVITPIGIDHTDYLPDTLDGIAEEKAGIIKPQSVTVMAQQPLPAAEVLVRHAAEVGSTVAREGLEFGVTSREVAVGGQQLAVKGLTGSYDNLFLPLFGEHQASNAAVAIASVEAFSASEDAAGLDPVIVGEALAGLESPGRMEVVRTSPTVIADAAHNPAGMIATAAAVEEAFSFSRLIGVVAVMADKDVEGILEPLEPLLDELVVTRNSSPRSLDPVQLSDIAKQIFGEDRVHLAPRLDDAIDQAVGLAEAGGEFGGVGVLVTGSVVTSGDAVHLLRGSGE from the coding sequence GTGAGTGAGGCGAGCGCCGCAGAGCGCTACGCCGAGGTCACCACGGAGATTCTCTCCCGCGCACCCGAATCTGACATCGATCCTCGTCTGGACCGTGTCCGCACGGTGCTGGACCTGCTGGGCGACCCGCAGCGCAACTTCCGGGTCATCCATGTCACCGGGACCAACGGCAAGACGTCCACCGCCCGCATGATCGACGCGCTCATGCGCGGCCGCGGTCTGCGCGTGGGCCGCTACACGAGCCCCCACCTGCGGACGGTGCGCGAACGCATCGTCGTCGACGGTGAGCCCATCACCCAGGAGCGGTTCGTCGAGGCCTACGACGACATCCGTCCCTTCCTGGAGATGGCCGACTCGATGAACGACGTCCGGCTGTCGTTCTTCGAGATCCTCACGGTCATGGCCTACGCCGTCTTCGCCGACACCCCCGTGGACGTCGCCGTGGTGGAGGTCGGCATGGGCGGTACCTGGGACGCCACCAACGTCGTCGACGGCGACGTCGCGGTCATCACGCCCATCGGCATCGACCACACCGACTACCTGCCCGACACCCTCGACGGCATCGCCGAGGAGAAGGCGGGCATCATCAAGCCCCAGTCCGTCACCGTCATGGCGCAGCAGCCGCTGCCCGCCGCGGAGGTCCTGGTCCGGCACGCCGCCGAGGTCGGTTCCACCGTGGCCCGTGAGGGGCTTGAGTTCGGGGTGACCTCCCGGGAGGTGGCCGTCGGCGGTCAGCAGCTCGCCGTCAAGGGCCTCACCGGGAGCTACGACAACCTCTTCCTGCCGTTGTTCGGCGAGCACCAGGCCAGCAACGCCGCTGTGGCCATCGCGTCCGTGGAGGCCTTCTCCGCCTCCGAGGACGCCGCCGGACTCGACCCCGTGATCGTCGGCGAGGCCCTGGCCGGACTGGAGTCCCCGGGCCGGATGGAGGTCGTGCGTACCAGCCCGACCGTCATCGCCGACGCAGCGCACAACCCGGCCGGAATGATCGCCACCGCCGCCGCCGTGGAGGAGGCCTTCTCCTTCTCCCGGCTGATCGGCGTGGTCGCGGTCATGGCCGACAAGGACGTTGAGGGGATTTTGGAGCCCCTGGAACCACTGCTCGACGAGCTCGTGGTCACCCGCAACTCCTCGCCGCGGTCCCTGGACCCGGTTCAGCTGTCCGACATCGCCAAGCAGATCTTCGGTGAGGACCGCGTCCACCTGGCTCCCCGGCTCGACGACGCCATCGACCAGGCGGTAGGCCTGGCCGAGGCGGGCGGCGAGTTCGGCGGGGTCGGCGTGCTGGTCACCGGGTCGGTGGTCACCTCTGGTGACGCCGTGCACCTGCTGCGCGGTTCCGGGGAGTAG
- a CDS encoding rod shape-determining protein translates to MPNNLAFLGRDMAVDLGTANTLVYVRGRGIVLNEPSVVALNTSTGKIVAVGIEAKQMIGRTPTNITAIRPLKDGVIADFEVTERMLRYFIQKIHRRRHFAKPRIIVAVPSGITSVEHRAVKEAGYQAGARRVYIIEEPMAAAIGAGLPVHEPTGNMVVDIGGGTTEVAVISMGGIVTSQSIRVGGDELDQAIMTFIKKEYSLMIGERTAEELKLAIGSAYPTGSEELHAEVRGRDLISGLPKTIVLSESDVRQAIEEPVTTIIDAVRTSLDKCPPELSGDIMDRGVAVTGGGAMLRGLDDRLLHETGMPIHVAENALDSVAVGSGTCVENYERLHQVLVPERRR, encoded by the coding sequence ATGCCGAACAACCTTGCATTTCTCGGCCGGGACATGGCCGTAGACCTTGGTACCGCCAACACACTCGTGTACGTACGTGGGCGCGGCATCGTTCTGAACGAGCCGTCCGTGGTCGCGCTCAACACCTCGACCGGCAAGATCGTGGCGGTCGGTATCGAGGCCAAGCAGATGATCGGCCGCACGCCGACCAACATCACCGCCATCCGCCCCCTCAAGGACGGCGTCATCGCCGACTTCGAGGTCACCGAGCGGATGCTGCGGTACTTCATCCAGAAGATCCACCGCCGCCGCCACTTCGCCAAACCCCGCATCATCGTCGCCGTCCCCAGCGGCATCACGTCGGTTGAGCACCGTGCGGTCAAGGAGGCGGGCTACCAGGCCGGGGCGCGCCGCGTGTACATCATCGAGGAGCCCATGGCCGCCGCCATCGGCGCCGGGCTCCCCGTCCACGAGCCCACCGGCAACATGGTCGTGGACATCGGCGGCGGTACCACCGAGGTCGCCGTCATCTCCATGGGCGGCATCGTCACCTCCCAGTCCATCCGGGTGGGCGGTGACGAACTCGACCAGGCGATCATGACCTTCATCAAGAAGGAGTACTCCCTGATGATCGGGGAGCGCACCGCCGAGGAACTCAAACTCGCCATCGGTTCCGCCTACCCCACCGGCTCGGAGGAGCTCCACGCCGAGGTGCGCGGGCGCGACCTGATCAGCGGCCTGCCCAAGACCATCGTGCTCTCCGAGTCCGACGTGCGCCAGGCCATCGAGGAGCCGGTCACCACGATCATCGACGCGGTCCGCACCAGCCTCGACAAGTGCCCGCCCGAACTCTCCGGCGACATCATGGACCGGGGGGTGGCGGTCACCGGCGGCGGCGCCATGCTGCGCGGCCTCGACGACCGTCTCCTGCACGAGACGGGGATGCCCATCCACGTCGCCGAGAACGCGCTCGACTCGGTCGCCGTCGGCTCGGGTACCTGCGTGGAGAACTACGAGCGCCTCCACCAGGTCCTGGTCCCGGAACGGCGGCGCTGA
- the ndk gene encoding nucleoside-diphosphate kinase: MERTLVLIKPDGVRRNIVGEVISRIERKGLNLVAMELRTLDADTAKTHYEEHASRPFFDSLVEFITGGPLVAMVVEGERAIEAFRALAGATDPVTAAPGTIRGDFALEVQKNIVHGSDSTYSAEREIKLFFPDL, from the coding sequence GTGGAGCGCACTCTCGTTCTCATCAAGCCCGACGGTGTCCGCCGCAACATCGTCGGCGAGGTCATCTCGCGCATCGAGCGCAAGGGCCTGAACCTGGTCGCGATGGAGCTGCGCACGCTCGACGCCGACACCGCCAAGACGCACTACGAGGAGCACGCCTCGCGGCCGTTCTTCGACTCGCTGGTGGAGTTCATCACCGGTGGCCCGCTGGTCGCCATGGTGGTCGAGGGCGAGCGCGCCATCGAGGCCTTCCGCGCCCTGGCCGGTGCCACGGACCCGGTCACCGCCGCGCCCGGCACCATCCGCGGAGATTTCGCCCTGGAGGTGCAGAAGAACATCGTGCACGGTTCGGACTCCACCTACTCCGCCGAGCGCGAGATCAAGCTCTTCTTCCCTGACCTGTAG